In a single window of the Streptomyces sp. NBC_00094 genome:
- a CDS encoding polysaccharide deacetylase family protein, with product MNPAVRVRLAGWYARYDSWQGPDTMLRRSPAQAWFHRRAAGRLAVLGYHGVEDPTTFAAHLDLLQRSFVPVSLEQVEEAAHGGRTLPAHSVLVTFDDGDRSVYTHALPMLAERGIPAVCFVIPGLVGASAPFWWDEAEHLVRHGGTTHRIPPTRPEFTPHTLKQLSERDRQLALAELRATATVPSPRPRQLTAAECRALEEGGVVVGNHTLTHPCLDRCDDDQVRTEVLEAHERLTELLGRPPSSFAYPNGNVDERAHRFLSQAGYRSGFLYNHRLAAPGARHPLRIDRLVVSSRTSVDRLETILSGLHPALFRVGRRAARVVARVGQPLSSRS from the coding sequence GTGAACCCGGCGGTCAGGGTCAGGCTCGCCGGCTGGTACGCGCGGTACGACTCGTGGCAGGGGCCGGACACGATGCTGCGCCGCTCGCCGGCCCAGGCGTGGTTCCACCGCCGGGCAGCGGGCCGGCTGGCCGTCCTCGGCTACCACGGCGTGGAGGACCCGACGACCTTCGCGGCTCACCTCGACTTGCTGCAGCGCTCGTTCGTGCCGGTGTCCCTGGAGCAGGTCGAGGAGGCGGCCCACGGCGGCCGGACGCTCCCCGCCCACAGCGTGCTCGTCACCTTCGACGACGGTGACCGCAGCGTGTACACGCACGCCCTGCCGATGCTGGCGGAGCGCGGCATTCCGGCCGTCTGCTTCGTCATTCCGGGGCTGGTGGGTGCCAGCGCCCCGTTCTGGTGGGACGAGGCCGAGCACCTCGTCCGGCATGGCGGCACCACTCACCGGATCCCACCCACCCGGCCCGAGTTCACCCCGCACACCCTGAAGCAGTTGTCCGAGCGTGACCGACAGCTCGCCCTGGCGGAGCTGCGGGCGACGGCCACCGTGCCCAGCCCGCGCCCGCGGCAGCTCACCGCCGCCGAGTGTCGTGCCTTGGAGGAGGGCGGCGTCGTCGTCGGTAACCACACGCTGACCCACCCCTGCCTCGACCGTTGTGACGACGATCAGGTGCGCACGGAGGTACTGGAGGCGCACGAGCGGCTGACGGAGCTGCTCGGACGCCCGCCGTCCTCCTTCGCGTACCCCAATGGCAACGTCGACGAGCGGGCCCACCGCTTCCTCTCACAGGCCGGGTATCGCTCCGGATTCCTGTACAACCACCGACTTGCCGCTCCGGGGGCCCGCCACCCGCTGCGGATCGATCGGCTCGTGGTCTCCAGCCGGACCAGTGTGGACCGGCTGGAGACCATCCTTTCCGGGCTGCACCCCGCCTTGTTCCGCGTCGGGCGAAGAGCTGCCCGTGTCGTCGCGCGCGTGGGTCAACCGCTCAGCAGCAGGTCCTGA
- a CDS encoding class I SAM-dependent methyltransferase: MQSNELARRIAASPMAHYAAFPGRLAKVARHNASVAKQTASWLVRSREYVHYTYDLEPLNMEHLAWFVSTVTGSRVDVVRAYLAELQEDAELRRIIADGLAHGSRSAITDRVVRYGRRIGWYAIVRALRPEFVVETGTNRGMGSAVIAAAMLKNGRGRLATVDIDDRSGELILPPYDRVIEHVVGDSLEFLASPVARRQPIDLLFVDTGYTPEHERAELAAATPLLAPGAVVVATKTYCWQELSRWAEEQQREFLHFNEKPHDHWYRGVGIGASFPALVRT, encoded by the coding sequence ATGCAGAGCAATGAGCTGGCCCGCCGAATCGCAGCAAGCCCGATGGCACACTACGCCGCCTTTCCGGGACGGCTCGCGAAAGTGGCTCGGCACAACGCCAGTGTCGCCAAGCAGACGGCTTCCTGGCTGGTGCGTTCTCGTGAGTACGTTCACTACACCTACGATCTCGAACCGCTGAACATGGAGCACCTGGCCTGGTTCGTGAGCACGGTGACGGGCAGTCGAGTGGACGTCGTGCGCGCCTACCTGGCGGAGCTTCAGGAGGATGCCGAACTGCGTCGGATCATCGCCGACGGCCTGGCCCACGGCAGCCGGAGCGCCATCACCGACCGGGTGGTCCGATACGGCCGGCGGATCGGCTGGTACGCCATCGTCCGTGCGCTCCGTCCGGAGTTCGTGGTGGAGACCGGCACCAATCGCGGAATGGGCAGCGCGGTGATCGCGGCCGCCATGCTGAAGAACGGCCGGGGCCGACTGGCGACCGTCGACATCGACGACCGCTCGGGCGAACTGATTCTTCCTCCGTACGACCGGGTGATCGAGCATGTGGTCGGTGACTCGCTCGAGTTCCTCGCGAGTCCGGTGGCCCGGCGCCAGCCGATCGATCTCCTCTTCGTGGACACGGGCTACACACCGGAACACGAGCGTGCGGAACTCGCGGCAGCGACCCCTCTGCTGGCACCGGGTGCGGTCGTGGTGGCGACGAAGACCTACTGCTGGCAGGAGCTGTCGCGCTGGGCCGAGGAGCAGCAGCGCGAGTTCCTCCACTTCAACGAGAAGCCGCACGACCACTGGTACCGGGGCGTCGGCATCGGCGCGTCGTTCCCCGCCCTGGTCCGGACGTGA
- a CDS encoding glycosyltransferase family 4 protein, with product MELYPLLLRQLTGRGPTIAMWDHGRTYTRPQSGLEQSLKYSLTRRARWFFSYTAGGARAVAEHRFPRQRVTVVQNAVDTKALGDAYRSVTEHQTAELRRKYDLTAGRTGLFVGALSSSKRIPFLVEAAERIADRLPGFRLLVAGTGQEQRIVDAAAARTPVVMPVGQAFGDHKALLGTVSDVMLMPGLVGLCAVDSFVLETPIVTTAWPWHAPEFEYLEHGRNAFVAPDDPGRYAASVAELLGSSERLDAMRQECRRDARRYTVEEMSRRFADGLVSLLEDRHR from the coding sequence ATGGAGCTGTATCCCCTGCTCCTACGGCAATTGACGGGTCGTGGGCCGACCATCGCGATGTGGGATCACGGTCGTACCTACACCCGCCCGCAGTCCGGGCTGGAACAGTCCCTCAAGTACTCCCTCACCCGACGGGCCCGGTGGTTCTTCTCCTACACCGCAGGGGGAGCGCGAGCCGTCGCCGAGCACCGTTTCCCTCGCCAGCGTGTGACGGTCGTCCAGAACGCCGTCGACACCAAGGCGCTCGGCGACGCGTACCGGAGTGTGACCGAGCACCAGACCGCCGAGCTGCGCCGGAAGTACGACCTCACGGCCGGTCGCACCGGCCTGTTCGTCGGAGCCCTCAGCTCCAGCAAGCGCATCCCGTTTCTCGTGGAGGCGGCCGAGAGGATCGCCGACCGCCTCCCCGGCTTCCGACTGCTGGTGGCGGGAACCGGTCAGGAGCAGCGGATCGTCGATGCCGCGGCGGCACGGACTCCTGTCGTGATGCCCGTCGGTCAGGCGTTCGGTGATCACAAGGCGCTGCTGGGCACGGTGTCCGACGTCATGCTGATGCCCGGCCTGGTGGGGTTGTGCGCGGTCGACTCGTTCGTCCTGGAAACACCCATCGTCACGACTGCGTGGCCCTGGCACGCCCCGGAGTTCGAGTACCTCGAACACGGCCGCAACGCCTTCGTCGCGCCGGACGACCCGGGGCGGTACGCCGCTTCCGTGGCGGAGCTGCTCGGCAGCTCCGAGCGACTCGACGCCATGCGCCAGGAATGCCGGAGGGACGCCCGGCGGTACACCGTCGAGGAGATGAGCCGACGGTTCGCCGACGGTCTCGTCAGCCTCCTTGAGGACAGACACAGATGA
- a CDS encoding GNAT family N-acetyltransferase produces MTRTAIPPAPATAGFEVHRTPSSLAPWEDAWHDLVAGVPGSSYFVTPDWVLGSWQAMDTAATAEVAVWTGPGGRVEAVVPLVRVRERLHRRLPLPVTCWTLLGSGTDAADHGLFPTLPHRRDEVRAWLGARTGRSSGWFPAMDPEADIGLLSPGTRRIARTTCPRLAIGPSTAVGSPSFRQLMARRRRQLAAAGVSFRWVPPQEMTAEVIDTVIGLHQARQKVKGTTTSFGPGRRAFHLRLQERAAPGRGPAALLAEREGSAVGAVYGFLWQKTFAYYNGGWDEAYARMSLGTVLLHQTIAAMAEAGVETFDFLRGDEGYKYRSFGARDRQDEQWLRSRSPMALLAGTALRLHQRRCG; encoded by the coding sequence ATGACCCGAACCGCGATCCCACCGGCGCCCGCCACAGCCGGCTTCGAGGTGCACCGCACGCCGAGCAGCCTGGCGCCGTGGGAAGACGCTTGGCACGACCTGGTGGCGGGTGTGCCGGGCTCCTCGTACTTCGTCACGCCGGACTGGGTGCTCGGCTCGTGGCAGGCCATGGATACGGCCGCCACCGCCGAGGTGGCCGTGTGGACCGGACCCGGCGGGCGCGTGGAGGCGGTGGTCCCCCTGGTGCGCGTCCGGGAACGGCTGCATCGCCGACTCCCACTCCCGGTGACCTGTTGGACCCTGCTCGGATCCGGCACCGACGCGGCGGACCATGGACTGTTCCCCACCCTGCCGCACCGCCGCGACGAAGTCCGCGCCTGGCTTGGGGCGCGTACCGGGCGCAGCAGTGGCTGGTTCCCCGCGATGGACCCCGAGGCGGACATCGGGCTGCTGTCCCCCGGGACCCGCCGGATCGCCCGTACGACCTGCCCGCGCCTTGCGATCGGCCCGAGTACCGCCGTCGGTTCCCCTAGTTTCCGGCAGCTCATGGCGCGGCGCCGACGGCAGCTCGCCGCGGCCGGCGTCTCCTTCCGCTGGGTGCCTCCGCAGGAGATGACGGCCGAGGTGATCGACACCGTCATCGGGCTCCACCAGGCACGGCAGAAGGTGAAGGGCACCACGACGTCCTTCGGGCCCGGCAGACGTGCCTTCCACCTGCGGCTCCAGGAGCGCGCGGCTCCCGGGCGCGGGCCCGCTGCCCTGCTCGCCGAGCGCGAGGGCAGCGCGGTGGGTGCCGTCTACGGGTTCCTGTGGCAGAAGACGTTCGCCTATTACAACGGTGGCTGGGACGAGGCGTACGCGCGGATGAGTCTCGGCACCGTCCTGCTTCACCAAACCATTGCCGCGATGGCCGAGGCGGGCGTGGAGACCTTCGACTTCCTGCGCGGCGACGAGGGGTACAAGTACCGGTCGTTCGGCGCACGGGACCGCCAGGACGAACAGTGGCTCAGGTCCCGCAGCCCGATGGCACTGCTCGCGGGCACAGCGCTCCGTCTACACCAACGACGATGCGGCTGA
- a CDS encoding sugar transferase, which translates to MHVKRLIDVTGSIVLLLLAAPLFCVIALVIAANSPGGVIYRQVRVGLNGRPFEMLKFRTMRVGAHTERASLAALNETDGHLFKVRDDPRITPEGKWMRRLSLDELPQLVNVLRGEMSLVGPRPLLLSDSGYTGDARTRLSVTPGLTGLWQVSGRSMLAWEEMVRLDLHYVKHQSLTLDLAILVRTVSAVLSSKGAY; encoded by the coding sequence ATGCACGTCAAGCGCCTCATCGATGTGACCGGCAGCATTGTTCTGCTCCTGCTGGCCGCCCCTCTGTTCTGCGTCATCGCTCTCGTGATCGCCGCGAATTCACCGGGCGGCGTGATCTACCGACAGGTCCGGGTCGGGCTGAACGGGCGTCCCTTCGAAATGCTCAAATTCCGCACCATGCGGGTCGGGGCACACACCGAGAGGGCCTCGCTCGCAGCACTCAACGAGACGGACGGCCATCTCTTCAAGGTCCGGGACGACCCGAGGATCACTCCGGAGGGGAAATGGATGCGGCGGCTCTCACTGGACGAACTTCCCCAGCTGGTGAATGTGTTGCGCGGCGAGATGTCACTCGTCGGACCACGCCCACTGCTGCTCTCGGATTCCGGCTACACCGGCGACGCCCGCACCCGCCTCTCGGTAACGCCGGGGCTGACCGGATTGTGGCAGGTGAGTGGCCGGTCAATGCTTGCCTGGGAGGAAATGGTCCGGCTCGACCTGCACTACGTCAAACACCAATCCCTGACCCTGGATCTCGCCATTCTCGTCCGAACGGTCTCGGCGGTCCTGAGCTCCAAGGGCGCGTACTGA
- a CDS encoding WecB/TagA/CpsF family glycosyltransferase, giving the protein MRVDVLGVGVSAVNPDSAVASIARWIESGERSYVCVTGVHGVMESQRDPALRRIHNASGLTVPDGMPMVWAGHRAGAPWMRQVRGADLMLSVLSQAAERGWSSYLYGGAEGVPELLEQDLVRRYPGLKIVGSHSPPFRPLTVEEDEDVVRRINDSGADLVWVGLSTPKQERWMAEHRARLDAAVLLGVGAAFDFHAGLMPQAPEWMRERGLEWSYRLFKEPRRLWRRYLRNNPPYVARTALRPPRLIPGGMP; this is encoded by the coding sequence ATGAGGGTCGATGTGCTGGGTGTGGGGGTGAGCGCGGTGAACCCGGACTCGGCGGTCGCGTCGATCGCCCGCTGGATCGAGTCCGGTGAGCGGTCCTACGTCTGTGTGACGGGAGTCCACGGTGTCATGGAATCCCAGCGGGACCCCGCCCTCCGCCGCATTCACAACGCCTCGGGGCTCACTGTCCCCGATGGCATGCCGATGGTCTGGGCGGGGCACCGTGCCGGTGCACCCTGGATGCGCCAGGTACGCGGCGCGGACCTGATGCTCTCCGTCCTGTCGCAGGCCGCCGAGCGCGGCTGGTCCTCGTATCTCTACGGTGGTGCGGAGGGTGTCCCCGAACTACTCGAACAGGATCTGGTCCGCCGGTACCCCGGGCTGAAGATCGTCGGATCCCACTCGCCCCCCTTCAGGCCGCTCACGGTCGAGGAGGACGAGGACGTCGTACGCCGTATCAACGACAGCGGGGCCGATCTGGTCTGGGTCGGGCTGTCCACCCCGAAGCAGGAACGGTGGATGGCCGAGCACCGTGCCAGGCTCGACGCCGCCGTCCTGCTCGGAGTGGGTGCCGCGTTCGACTTCCATGCCGGTCTCATGCCCCAGGCCCCCGAGTGGATGCGGGAGCGCGGGCTGGAGTGGTCGTACAGGCTGTTCAAGGAGCCCCGCCGGCTCTGGCGGCGCTATCTTCGGAACAACCCCCCCTATGTGGCGCGTACGGCCTTGCGGCCACCGAGGCTGATCCCAGGCGGTATGCCCTGA
- a CDS encoding NAD-dependent epimerase/dehydratase family protein: MGDIDAVVTGAGGFIGGHLTRALLAEGCSVRAVDSKPLHEWYQVHDDAENVEGDVSLLDTCTDVLEGGAREVYHLAADMGGMGFIENNKAACMLSVLSNTHMLLAAREAGVGRYFYSSSACVYAAHKQTDTDVLPLREEDAYPAMPEDGYGWEKLFSERMARHFREDYGVATRTARYHNVYGPYGTWTGGREKAPAAACRKVALAVLTRDTEVEIWGDGEQTRSFTYIDDCVDGTLRLARSECVEPLNIGSDRLVSINQLYAIVEDIAGVRLRHRHVPGPLGVRGRNSDNTRIRKELGWTPETSLVQGLEATYRWVYDQVKAQLEGRSHQC; this comes from the coding sequence GTGGGTGACATCGATGCGGTGGTCACGGGAGCCGGGGGATTCATCGGCGGGCATCTGACCCGAGCACTGCTCGCCGAGGGGTGCAGCGTGCGGGCCGTCGACAGCAAACCGCTCCACGAGTGGTACCAGGTACACGACGACGCGGAGAACGTGGAGGGGGACGTCTCCCTGCTCGACACCTGCACGGATGTCCTGGAAGGCGGTGCCCGCGAGGTCTACCACCTCGCCGCCGACATGGGCGGCATGGGCTTCATCGAGAACAACAAGGCCGCCTGCATGCTCTCCGTGCTCTCCAACACGCACATGCTGCTCGCCGCCAGGGAAGCGGGCGTCGGCCGCTACTTCTACTCGTCGTCCGCGTGCGTCTACGCCGCCCACAAGCAGACCGACACCGACGTGCTCCCCCTGCGGGAGGAGGACGCCTATCCCGCCATGCCCGAGGACGGGTACGGCTGGGAGAAGCTGTTCAGCGAGCGCATGGCACGACACTTCCGCGAGGACTACGGAGTGGCCACTCGCACCGCCCGCTACCACAACGTCTACGGCCCGTACGGCACCTGGACAGGCGGCCGTGAGAAGGCGCCGGCGGCCGCCTGTCGCAAGGTCGCCCTCGCCGTGCTCACCAGAGACACCGAAGTGGAGATCTGGGGCGATGGCGAGCAGACACGCAGCTTCACCTACATCGACGACTGCGTCGACGGCACCCTGCGGCTCGCCCGCAGCGAGTGCGTCGAGCCGCTCAACATCGGTTCGGACCGTCTGGTGTCCATCAACCAGCTGTACGCGATCGTCGAGGACATCGCCGGTGTCAGGCTGCGGCACCGCCACGTCCCGGGCCCGCTCGGGGTGCGCGGTCGCAACAGTGACAACACCCGGATCCGCAAGGAACTCGGCTGGACCCCGGAGACGTCTCTCGTTCAGGGTCTGGAAGCAACCTACCGCTGGGTGTACGACCAGGTGAAGGCCCAGCTCGAAGGGCGGTCCCATCAGTGCTGA
- the dhaK gene encoding dihydroxyacetone kinase subunit DhaK, with product MRMLINVPETVVSDALRGMAAAHPELTVDVERRIVLRRDAPVAGKVALVSGGGSGHEPLHGGFVGPGMLSAACPGEVFTSPVPDQMVRAAAAVDSGAGVLFVVKNYTGDVLNFEMAAELAEDEGIQVAKVLVDDDVAVTDSLYTAGRRGTGGTLFVEKIAGAAAEEGAPLERVEAIARRVNERCRSFGVALSACTTPAKGSPTFALPDGELELGVGIHGEPGRERRAMMTSREIADYAVDLVVEELRPSGPVLVLVNGMGGTPLLELYGFNAEVQRVLGERRVPVARTLVGNYVTSLDMAGCSVTLCEVDEELLRLWDAPVRTPALRWGR from the coding sequence ATGAGGATGCTCATCAATGTTCCGGAGACCGTCGTGTCCGACGCGTTGCGCGGGATGGCCGCCGCCCATCCCGAGCTGACCGTGGACGTCGAGCGGCGGATCGTCCTGCGACGGGACGCGCCCGTGGCCGGGAAGGTGGCGCTGGTCTCCGGGGGTGGGTCCGGGCACGAGCCGTTGCACGGGGGGTTCGTGGGGCCCGGGATGCTCTCGGCCGCGTGTCCCGGGGAGGTGTTCACCTCGCCCGTGCCCGATCAGATGGTGCGGGCAGCGGCGGCGGTCGACAGCGGTGCCGGGGTGTTGTTCGTCGTCAAGAACTACACCGGTGACGTGCTCAACTTCGAGATGGCGGCGGAGCTCGCCGAGGACGAGGGCATCCAGGTCGCGAAGGTCCTGGTCGACGACGACGTGGCGGTGACGGACAGTCTGTACACGGCGGGGCGGCGCGGAACCGGGGGCACCCTGTTCGTGGAGAAGATCGCGGGGGCGGCCGCCGAGGAGGGCGCCCCGCTGGAGCGGGTGGAGGCGATCGCCCGGCGGGTGAACGAGCGGTGCCGGTCCTTCGGTGTGGCGCTGAGTGCCTGTACGACCCCTGCCAAGGGCAGCCCCACCTTCGCCCTCCCGGACGGTGAGCTGGAGTTGGGCGTGGGGATCCACGGCGAGCCGGGCCGTGAGCGGCGCGCCATGATGACCTCGCGGGAGATCGCGGACTACGCCGTCGATCTCGTGGTCGAGGAGCTCCGCCCCTCGGGTCCGGTGCTCGTGCTGGTCAACGGGATGGGCGGGACCCCCCTCCTGGAGCTGTACGGCTTCAACGCCGAGGTGCAGCGCGTGCTGGGCGAGCGCCGGGTCCCGGTGGCCCGGACGCTCGTCGGGAACTACGTGACCTCGCTCGACATGGCCGGCTGTTCGGTGACCCTGTGCGAGGTCGACGAGGAGCTGTTGCGGCTGTGGGACGCGCCCGTACGGACTCCCGCGCTGCGGTGGGGTCGGTGA
- the dhaL gene encoding dihydroxyacetone kinase subunit DhaL, which produces MGETFGAEFLVRWLEATAGAVDREADRLTELDSAIGDADHGANLKRGFAAVTELLAKEPPATPGAVLVAAGRQLISTVGGASGPLYGTLLRRTGKALGEDAYVGRERLAEAFAAGVAAVSQLGGAQVGDKTMLDALVPAVEALRSSFGAARAAAEEGALATVPLQARKGRASYLGERSIGHQDPGATSSALLFAELDGTARAEGVS; this is translated from the coding sequence ATGGGCGAGACGTTCGGCGCGGAGTTCCTGGTGCGCTGGCTGGAGGCGACGGCCGGTGCCGTCGACCGTGAGGCCGACCGGCTCACCGAGCTGGACTCCGCGATCGGGGACGCCGACCACGGGGCCAATCTGAAGCGCGGGTTCGCCGCCGTGACGGAGCTGCTGGCGAAGGAGCCGCCGGCGACGCCGGGCGCGGTGCTCGTCGCCGCCGGGCGGCAGCTGATCTCCACGGTGGGCGGGGCTTCGGGGCCGCTGTACGGGACGCTGCTGCGTCGCACCGGGAAGGCGCTCGGCGAGGACGCGTACGTCGGCAGGGAGCGGCTGGCGGAGGCCTTCGCCGCCGGTGTGGCCGCCGTGTCGCAGTTGGGCGGCGCCCAGGTCGGCGACAAGACGATGCTGGACGCGCTCGTCCCGGCCGTGGAGGCGCTGCGGAGCTCGTTCGGGGCGGCGCGCGCGGCGGCCGAGGAGGGCGCCCTCGCGACCGTACCCCTCCAGGCCCGCAAGGGCAGGGCGAGTTATCTCGGGGAGCGGTCGATCGGGCACCAGGATCCGGGGGCGACCTCGTCGGCGCTGCTGTTCGCGGAGCTCGACGGGACGGCCCGGGCGGAGGGGGTCTCGTGA
- a CDS encoding PTS-dependent dihydroxyacetone kinase phosphotransferase subunit DhaM — protein sequence MSAAQVGIVLVSHSAAVAASVAALAQGLAGGGGTAPILPAGGLPDGGLGTSAELITAAAKAVDRGAGVALLVDLGSAVLTVKVLLAEGDELPEGSRLVDAPFVEGAVAALVTASAGGDLDAVAAAASEAYAYRKE from the coding sequence GTGAGTGCGGCGCAGGTCGGCATCGTGCTGGTCTCGCACAGCGCGGCGGTCGCGGCCTCGGTGGCCGCGCTCGCCCAGGGGCTCGCGGGCGGCGGCGGGACGGCGCCGATCCTGCCGGCGGGCGGGCTCCCCGACGGCGGCCTGGGGACGAGCGCCGAGCTGATCACCGCGGCGGCGAAGGCCGTCGACCGCGGTGCCGGGGTGGCGCTCCTGGTCGACCTGGGCAGCGCGGTGCTGACCGTGAAGGTGCTGCTCGCCGAGGGGGACGAACTGCCCGAGGGGTCCCGTCTGGTCGACGCGCCGTTCGTCGAGGGCGCGGTCGCCGCGCTGGTCACGGCGAGCGCCGGCGGGGATCTCGACGCGGTGGCCGCCGCGGCCTCGGAGGCGTACGCCTACCGCAAGGAGTGA
- a CDS encoding energy-coupling factor ABC transporter permease, which yields MHIAEGYLPPAHAAAWGVAAAPFIVHGVRALTREVRSNPESTLLLGASGAFTFVLSALKLPSVTGSCSHPTGTGLGAILFRPPIMAVLGTITLLFQALLLAHGGLTTLGANAFSMAIVGPWAGYGTYLLVRRFGAPLMVAVFFGAFVADLSTYCVTSVQLALAFPDQGSGVMGALAKFGGIFAVTQIPLAVSEGLLTVLVMRLLTQSSKGELTRLGVLGRTATKRREEATAR from the coding sequence ATGCATATAGCCGAGGGGTATCTGCCCCCCGCACACGCCGCCGCCTGGGGTGTCGCGGCCGCTCCGTTCATCGTCCACGGGGTCCGCGCGCTCACCCGCGAGGTGCGGTCCAACCCCGAGTCCACCCTGCTGCTCGGCGCCTCCGGCGCCTTCACGTTCGTCCTGTCCGCGCTCAAGCTCCCCTCGGTGACGGGCAGTTGCTCGCACCCGACGGGTACGGGTCTCGGCGCGATCCTCTTCCGGCCGCCGATCATGGCGGTCCTGGGCACGATCACCCTGCTCTTCCAGGCCCTGTTGCTCGCCCACGGCGGGCTGACCACGCTCGGCGCGAACGCCTTCTCGATGGCGATCGTCGGTCCGTGGGCCGGGTACGGGACCTATCTGCTGGTCCGCCGGTTCGGCGCGCCGCTGATGGTCGCCGTCTTCTTCGGCGCGTTCGTCGCCGATCTCTCCACCTACTGCGTCACGAGCGTGCAGCTCGCACTCGCCTTCCCGGACCAGGGCAGCGGCGTGATGGGGGCCCTGGCCAAGTTCGGCGGCATCTTCGCCGTCACCCAGATCCCCCTGGCGGTGAGCGAGGGCCTGCTCACCGTGCTCGTGATGCGACTGCTCACGCAGTCCAGCAAGGGCGAACTGACCCGGCTGGGTGTCCTGGGGCGGACGGCCACGAAGCGACGCGAGGAGGCGACGGCGCGATGA
- a CDS encoding energy-coupling factor ABC transporter substrate-binding protein — MSLTVSRNTKINALLLLVVAALAVLPLALGLGDHKEEPFTGADAEAETAITELRPDYEPWFSPLYEPPSGEIESALFALQAALGAGVLAYYFGVRRGRRQGEARAVASAAAPGTDVPKAAGASDTSTAASGARTSTAAGEADPSTAAREADPSTAARESGASAAAGAPGASGAPGSASSSASPVSGKDA, encoded by the coding sequence ATGAGCCTCACCGTCAGCCGGAACACGAAGATCAACGCCCTGCTGCTGCTCGTCGTCGCCGCACTCGCCGTGCTGCCGCTCGCGCTGGGGCTCGGCGACCACAAGGAGGAGCCCTTCACCGGGGCGGACGCGGAGGCGGAGACCGCCATCACGGAACTCCGACCGGACTACGAACCGTGGTTCAGCCCCTTGTACGAGCCGCCGTCCGGGGAGATCGAGTCGGCGCTCTTCGCCCTCCAGGCCGCGCTGGGCGCCGGCGTCCTCGCGTACTACTTCGGCGTGCGGCGCGGACGCCGACAGGGCGAGGCCCGCGCCGTGGCGTCGGCTGCTGCCCCCGGGACGGATGTCCCGAAGGCAGCCGGTGCATCGGACACCTCGACGGCCGCCAGTGGAGCGCGTACCTCGACGGCCGCCGGTGAAGCTGATCCCTCGACGGCCGCCCGTGAAGCTGATCCCTCGACGGCCGCCCGTGAATCGGGCGCCTCGGCGGCCGCCGGTGCCCCGGGCGCCTCGGGCGCCCCTGGGAGCGCCTCGTCCAGCGCCTCCCCCGTCAGTGGCAAGGACGCGTAG
- the cbiQ gene encoding cobalt ECF transporter T component CbiQ — protein MLPIDAAAHSSRWRRRHPAEKALLGFGLTLCAVCLPPWPGAVLVAAATLTVLLGPAGVAGRQLWRAFRVPLGFCVTGAVPLLFEVGGARGFVALAPGGPVHAGELLLRTASASLGVLLFAFTTPVSDVLPRLVRAGVPAPVVDVALVMYRIIFLLLDSLSKIRQAQAARLGHTTRAATWRSLAGLGATSFVRAFDRAQRLQSGLAGRGYDGTLRVLVPAAAVSRRFLATAAGLLCGLVALTLVLERFLP, from the coding sequence ATGCTGCCGATCGACGCGGCGGCGCACAGCAGTCGCTGGCGCCGCCGCCATCCCGCCGAGAAAGCCCTGCTCGGCTTCGGTCTGACACTGTGCGCGGTCTGTCTGCCGCCGTGGCCGGGTGCTGTGCTCGTCGCGGCGGCCACCCTCACGGTGCTGCTCGGGCCGGCCGGGGTCGCGGGCCGTCAGTTGTGGCGGGCGTTCCGTGTGCCGCTCGGTTTCTGCGTCACGGGAGCGGTGCCGCTGCTCTTCGAGGTGGGCGGGGCGCGCGGGTTCGTGGCCCTCGCCCCCGGCGGTCCCGTCCACGCCGGCGAGCTGCTGCTGCGGACCGCTTCGGCCTCGCTGGGGGTGCTCCTCTTCGCGTTCACGACGCCCGTCTCCGACGTGCTCCCCCGGCTCGTCCGGGCGGGGGTGCCGGCCCCCGTGGTGGACGTGGCGCTCGTGATGTACCGGATCATCTTCCTGCTGCTCGACTCCCTGTCCAAGATCCGGCAGGCGCAGGCGGCGCGCCTCGGGCACACCACGCGGGCGGCGACCTGGCGTTCGCTCGCCGGGCTCGGTGCCACCTCGTTCGTCCGGGCCTTCGACCGGGCGCAGCGCCTGCAGTCGGGGCTCGCCGGACGCGGTTACGACGGGACACTGCGGGTCCTGGTCCCCGCCGCCGCGGTCTCCCGCCGGTTCCTGGCGACGGCGGCCGGGCTCCTCTGCGGGCTCGTCGCCCTCACCCTCGTACTCGAAAGGTTTCTGCCGTGA